A single window of Mycobacterium sp. ITM-2016-00318 DNA harbors:
- a CDS encoding aromatic ring-hydroxylating dioxygenase subunit alpha translates to MKVPFTWKVTGWFMVGWSAEFRLGEVKPLRYFGEDLVAYRDEAGVLHMMSGHCRHLGAHIGHGGKVVGDCVECPFHGWRWGPDGTNRYIPYQPERPNRALRLRVYPVREQYGCVFAWHQPDGKEPQWELPDLFGKFPQFPTAEDAYYRPYPEFSSRAEREPVHPQIVAENGPDSAHFHYVHGATVTPVCLDWEAVDEEWRFLTGWPDARSDDPEKMALYIHSHFSGLGFAISAFEGSSNHRLIFACTPVEDGYSDMFYSIWWPRLPGDTSDVPPDAVREQVERQFMGTVWDDLNIWRYQEYVESPALSKVDAKPYMALRRWATQFYEVPATPPGEIPASV, encoded by the coding sequence GTGAAAGTCCCCTTCACCTGGAAGGTCACCGGGTGGTTCATGGTCGGCTGGTCGGCCGAGTTCCGCCTGGGTGAGGTGAAGCCGCTGCGCTACTTCGGCGAGGATCTGGTCGCGTACCGCGACGAGGCGGGCGTACTCCACATGATGTCGGGACACTGCCGCCACCTTGGAGCGCACATCGGACACGGCGGCAAGGTCGTCGGCGACTGCGTCGAATGCCCTTTTCACGGGTGGCGGTGGGGGCCCGACGGCACCAACCGCTACATCCCGTATCAACCCGAACGCCCCAACAGGGCGCTGCGGTTACGGGTCTACCCGGTGCGCGAGCAGTACGGCTGCGTGTTCGCCTGGCACCAACCCGACGGCAAGGAGCCGCAGTGGGAACTGCCCGACCTGTTCGGTAAGTTCCCGCAATTCCCGACTGCCGAAGACGCGTATTACCGTCCTTACCCGGAGTTCTCGAGCCGCGCCGAGCGAGAACCCGTGCATCCTCAGATCGTCGCGGAGAACGGTCCCGACAGCGCGCACTTCCACTACGTGCACGGTGCAACCGTCACGCCTGTGTGTCTCGACTGGGAGGCCGTCGACGAGGAGTGGCGATTCCTCACCGGCTGGCCCGATGCCCGCAGTGACGACCCGGAGAAGATGGCGCTCTACATCCACAGTCACTTCTCCGGGCTCGGCTTCGCCATCAGCGCGTTCGAGGGCTCGTCGAACCACCGGCTGATCTTCGCCTGCACGCCCGTCGAGGACGGGTACAGCGACATGTTCTATTCGATCTGGTGGCCTCGGCTACCCGGCGACACCTCCGACGTTCCACCCGATGCCGTGCGCGAGCAGGTCGAGCGGCAGTTCATGGGCACGGTCTGGGACGACTTGAACATCTGGCGCTACCAGGAGTACGTCGAAAGCCCCGCACTGTCGAAGGTGGACGCGAAACCGTACATGGCGCTGCGTAGATGGGCCACCCAGTTCTATGAAGTTCCCGCCACCCCACCGGGCGAGATTCCTGCATCGGTATGA
- a CDS encoding NAD(P)/FAD-dependent oxidoreductase: MSGGRFDAIVVGAGFSGLYALHRLRELGLRAVVLERADEVGGTWLFNRYPGARCDIESIEYSYSFSDEIQQEWVWTETMPAQPEIEAYLNFVADRLDLRRDIVFTTNVVAMAFDEDAASWTVKTEAGLEFTAPFVVAAAGILSAPLEPDIAGMDTFEGTSLYTSRWPRHDVELSGQRVGVVGTGSTGVQLIPVVAEQAKHLTVFQRSPAYTLPWKVREFKPGELDEMKARYGEIRRLQREHMIGAARLSAFSVMFEMMANPPLKTASREDQLRAIEENGVMGALSWGDVFFDIESSRLAAKLYGEAVGRIVADPGTAASLTPTHPFGCKRPIIDQGYYQTFNRDNVTLVDLRKTPLRAVTPTGIDTEGGSYDLDVIVYATGFDAMTGALSRIDIRGRDGVSLKQFWADEGPFTYLGLAVAGFPNLFIIQAPGSPAPASNFVAALEQHVEWIGDCIDHLRTGGYRTIEAQPEAQQDWFEHITSLVAPTVLVHSSCNSWYNGGNVPGKKQIYMGYTGGIPEYRKRCDEVAEAGYTGFKLA; the protein is encoded by the coding sequence ATGTCAGGTGGTCGCTTCGACGCGATCGTCGTCGGTGCCGGGTTCTCCGGTCTCTACGCGCTGCATCGGCTGCGAGAACTTGGACTGCGCGCCGTCGTGCTCGAGCGGGCCGACGAAGTGGGCGGCACCTGGTTGTTCAACCGGTATCCCGGCGCGCGCTGCGACATCGAAAGCATCGAGTACTCCTACAGCTTCTCCGACGAGATCCAGCAGGAGTGGGTGTGGACGGAGACGATGCCCGCTCAGCCGGAGATCGAGGCGTACCTCAACTTCGTCGCCGACCGGCTGGACCTACGCCGCGACATCGTCTTCACCACCAACGTCGTCGCGATGGCGTTCGACGAGGACGCCGCGTCATGGACGGTCAAAACCGAAGCGGGACTGGAATTCACGGCGCCATTCGTGGTGGCTGCCGCGGGGATCCTCTCGGCGCCGCTGGAACCCGACATCGCAGGAATGGACACGTTCGAAGGGACCTCGCTCTACACGAGCCGCTGGCCGAGGCACGACGTCGAGCTCAGCGGTCAGCGCGTCGGAGTCGTCGGCACCGGCTCGACGGGTGTGCAGCTGATCCCGGTCGTCGCCGAGCAGGCGAAGCACCTCACCGTCTTCCAGCGCTCGCCCGCCTACACGCTGCCGTGGAAGGTGCGCGAATTCAAGCCTGGTGAGCTGGACGAGATGAAGGCGCGCTACGGCGAAATCCGTAGGCTGCAACGCGAACACATGATCGGGGCCGCCCGGCTGTCGGCGTTCTCGGTGATGTTCGAGATGATGGCCAACCCACCGTTGAAGACGGCGTCGCGGGAAGACCAGCTGCGCGCGATCGAGGAAAACGGTGTCATGGGCGCGCTCAGTTGGGGCGATGTGTTCTTCGACATCGAGTCCAGCCGGCTGGCGGCGAAACTGTACGGTGAGGCGGTGGGACGGATCGTCGCCGACCCCGGAACCGCGGCGTCGCTCACGCCCACCCATCCCTTCGGCTGTAAACGGCCGATCATCGACCAGGGCTACTACCAGACGTTCAACCGCGACAACGTCACTCTGGTCGACCTGCGCAAGACGCCGCTGCGTGCGGTGACGCCGACGGGCATCGACACCGAGGGGGGTTCGTATGACCTCGACGTCATCGTCTACGCCACCGGCTTCGACGCGATGACCGGTGCGCTCAGCCGAATCGACATCCGTGGACGCGACGGAGTCTCACTGAAGCAGTTCTGGGCCGACGAGGGCCCGTTCACCTACCTGGGACTCGCCGTCGCGGGCTTCCCCAACCTCTTCATCATCCAGGCACCCGGAAGCCCGGCGCCGGCAAGCAATTTCGTCGCGGCGCTCGAGCAGCACGTGGAGTGGATCGGCGATTGCATCGACCATCTGCGCACAGGTGGCTATCGGACGATCGAAGCGCAGCCCGAGGCGCAGCAGGACTGGTTCGAACACATCACGTCGCTGGTGGCACCCACAGTGCTCGTCCACTCGAGCTGCAACTCCTGGTACAACGGGGGAAACGTGCCGGGAAAGAAGCAGATATACATGGGCTACACCGGCGGCATACCCGAGTACCGGAAACGGTGCGACGAGGTCGCCGAGGCCGGCTACACCGGATTCAAACTCGCGTAG
- a CDS encoding alpha/beta fold hydrolase: protein MKTSERAYRVGRDFAGVLPRAHAALSRSGDWKPLSPMGVRQLGEVMLDELALSGMTLTAPPPKLERTVASCEAAADELSALGVERAHAAPEPLKVRSIRRRRLGRLTYERLKFEHEPALPDSLARAGLGGPATAVAHLCRTEDEARPWLVWVHGAGQGQPIDLVFSRARRIRDELGFNIALPVQPGHGSRRSAWPPYPNMDPLTNVAGMMRVVSEVRALVRWLRPQSTVTVVAGVSMGSPVAALVSHFEEVDGVAVYTPILGLNAMISQHLGRWGPSVDETIALLGSDTVAAVASAVDHTVVEPTAPPHARLIVGAWHDRMAMREPAQQLHQLWGGELFWHRGSHVGHLFARGVQDASEKFLGALTASGPPG from the coding sequence ATGAAGACCTCAGAACGGGCCTATCGGGTGGGCCGCGATTTCGCCGGAGTGCTTCCTCGCGCCCATGCGGCGCTGAGCAGGTCCGGCGACTGGAAGCCGTTGTCGCCGATGGGCGTACGCCAGCTCGGCGAAGTCATGCTCGACGAACTCGCACTGTCGGGGATGACTCTGACGGCGCCGCCGCCCAAACTGGAGCGCACGGTGGCGTCATGTGAGGCGGCGGCTGATGAGCTCTCGGCATTGGGGGTCGAGCGAGCGCATGCCGCCCCTGAACCCCTGAAGGTGAGATCGATTCGCCGCCGCAGGCTCGGACGGCTGACGTACGAGAGGCTGAAGTTCGAACACGAACCGGCGCTTCCGGATTCGTTGGCACGAGCCGGCCTCGGTGGGCCTGCGACGGCGGTCGCCCACCTGTGCAGAACCGAGGACGAGGCCCGGCCGTGGCTGGTGTGGGTGCATGGCGCCGGGCAGGGCCAGCCGATCGACCTGGTCTTCTCGCGGGCCCGACGCATTCGCGACGAACTCGGCTTCAACATCGCGCTGCCCGTCCAGCCGGGTCACGGGTCGCGCCGCAGTGCATGGCCGCCGTATCCGAACATGGACCCGCTGACCAACGTCGCCGGCATGATGCGCGTCGTGTCGGAGGTGCGCGCCCTTGTGCGTTGGCTGCGGCCGCAGTCAACGGTGACGGTGGTGGCGGGTGTATCCATGGGAAGTCCGGTGGCAGCGCTTGTCTCGCACTTCGAGGAGGTCGATGGCGTGGCCGTGTACACGCCGATCCTCGGGCTGAACGCGATGATCTCCCAACACCTGGGGCGTTGGGGCCCGTCGGTTGACGAGACGATCGCGCTGCTGGGGTCCGACACGGTGGCGGCGGTGGCCTCGGCTGTCGATCACACCGTCGTCGAGCCGACGGCGCCGCCGCACGCACGGCTCATCGTCGGTGCCTGGCACGACCGAATGGCGATGCGTGAGCCCGCCCAGCAGCTACACCAATTGTGGGGCGGAGAACTGTTCTGGCACAGGGGAAGCCATGTCGGCCACCTCTTCGCCAGAGGCGTCCAGGACGCCTCCGAGAAGTTCCTCGGCGCGCTCACTGCGAGCGGGCCTCCGGGTTGA
- a CDS encoding D-glycerate dehydrogenase: MVNRSVRSEGEPAFLVTYPIPEPGLSALRAEGRVHIPAASPTADELRDACSSGEFAVVVAQLSDRFGPALLSAAKLTGISNYAVGYDNIDIPAATDNGILVGNTPGVLTDATADLAMLLMLATARRAIEADRFTRSGKFTGWKPDLLLGQDVSGATLGLVGFGRIARATAHRAASFGMDIMFCSHPPAGRTVDDADLANLPFSVRQVEWNDLVERSDFLSVHLPMAPSTRHLIDASVLAAMKPTAILINTARGPIVDEVALVDALAGGRLAGAGLDVYENEPRLTPGLAELSNVVLLPHLGSATTKVRARMAELCADNAVAIARGHIPPHCVNPEARSQ, from the coding sequence ATGGTGAACAGATCGGTTCGCAGTGAGGGTGAGCCCGCCTTCCTCGTCACCTATCCCATCCCGGAACCCGGGCTGAGTGCACTGCGCGCCGAGGGCCGGGTCCACATCCCCGCAGCTTCGCCGACGGCCGATGAATTGCGCGACGCGTGCAGCTCCGGAGAGTTCGCCGTAGTCGTCGCTCAACTGTCCGACCGGTTCGGACCCGCCCTGCTGTCGGCGGCGAAGCTGACCGGAATATCGAACTATGCGGTGGGCTACGACAACATCGACATTCCCGCCGCGACCGACAACGGAATCCTCGTCGGCAACACACCGGGCGTGCTCACTGACGCCACTGCGGATCTGGCAATGCTCCTCATGCTCGCGACCGCACGTCGTGCGATAGAGGCCGATCGGTTCACCCGGTCAGGGAAGTTCACCGGATGGAAGCCCGATCTTCTGCTTGGCCAGGATGTTTCGGGTGCGACGCTCGGGCTTGTCGGGTTCGGGCGAATCGCACGAGCGACCGCGCACCGAGCGGCCTCATTCGGTATGGACATCATGTTCTGCTCGCACCCGCCGGCAGGGCGAACAGTCGACGATGCGGACCTCGCCAACCTGCCTTTTTCGGTGCGCCAGGTTGAATGGAACGACCTCGTCGAACGCAGCGACTTCCTGTCCGTGCACCTCCCGATGGCGCCATCCACCAGACATCTCATCGACGCCTCCGTGCTCGCGGCGATGAAGCCGACTGCGATCCTCATAAACACCGCACGCGGTCCGATCGTCGACGAGGTCGCGCTGGTCGACGCGCTCGCGGGCGGACGTCTCGCGGGCGCCGGTCTCGATGTCTACGAGAACGAGCCGCGGCTCACGCCCGGCCTCGCCGAACTGTCCAATGTCGTGTTGCTGCCCCACCTGGGCAGTGCGACGACGAAGGTGCGGGCCCGGATGGCCGAACTGTGCGCCGACAACGCCGTCGCCATCGCACGCGGCCACATCCCTCCGCACTGCGTCAACCCGGAGGCCCGCTCGCAGTGA
- a CDS encoding TetR/AcrR family transcriptional regulator: MPSPERGLTQTRRVEISNRRLIEAAAALIAEKGWEATTAAEIGRRAGYSRAMVHARYGSKDAILDVLFSSEYEKKLSPVANPNSTGLQQALAHVDRITELHADDPDLCRAIFVLTFEGAKAKSRSHSYIRKWLKRAADAVGTGLRNGIADGSVRSDIDVDRAINDFGSTVLGTAYQWIMQAYPIDMATEMAYVRARLVQVYGTSTPA; this comes from the coding sequence GTGCCCTCCCCCGAACGCGGGCTGACGCAGACGCGACGCGTCGAGATCTCCAATAGGAGGCTGATCGAGGCGGCCGCCGCGCTGATCGCCGAAAAGGGCTGGGAGGCAACGACGGCTGCCGAGATCGGCCGACGCGCCGGCTACAGCAGGGCAATGGTCCACGCCCGCTACGGGAGCAAGGACGCCATCCTCGACGTGCTGTTCTCGAGCGAATACGAGAAGAAATTGAGCCCTGTCGCCAATCCGAACTCGACAGGCCTGCAGCAAGCCCTAGCCCACGTCGATCGGATCACCGAACTCCACGCTGACGATCCGGACCTGTGCCGGGCGATTTTCGTGCTGACATTCGAAGGGGCGAAGGCGAAATCGCGATCCCATTCCTACATCCGGAAGTGGCTGAAGAGGGCTGCCGACGCCGTCGGCACCGGCTTGCGCAATGGGATCGCCGATGGGTCTGTGCGATCAGACATCGACGTCGACCGCGCGATCAACGACTTCGGGTCGACCGTTCTCGGCACCGCCTATCAATGGATCATGCAGGCCTACCCCATCGACATGGCCACCGAGATGGCCTACGTCCGGGCCCGGCTGGTTCAGGTTTACGGCACTTCGACCCCGGCCTGA
- a CDS encoding phosphotransferase yields the protein MVSILDVPAGIHDVTAQWLTAALGRPVADVRADQIAQDSGFSSLLYRLHLTGDGVPATVIAKLPAQSEARGAMELLGGYRRELAFYQQVAGCAPMGTPQVYAAEIVDCTADFVLLLEDLAHWDNADHLAGLSMRQTEVCIDALAGLHAWSTVNTAQLDAFPSIDTPIVRDLLVPAFGPGWQVYRDKSSAPVSAAVDGFAERFTECAVEALPALTERSVLLHGDIRADNLFFLGDRLKVVDFQFASLGAGAADIAYLVSQGLPTEVRRGHDEALVGEYLDCLAAHGVSDYSFDEAWRHYRFAVAYLMMLPVITLNGWDDMPERSRALCLTLTERAVATIDEIDALEVFA from the coding sequence TTGGTGTCAATTCTCGACGTGCCTGCTGGTATCCACGACGTGACGGCCCAGTGGCTGACCGCGGCGCTGGGCCGGCCGGTAGCAGACGTGCGCGCCGACCAGATCGCGCAGGACAGCGGATTCTCGTCTCTGCTGTATCGGCTTCATCTGACCGGCGACGGCGTGCCCGCGACTGTGATCGCCAAACTGCCCGCCCAGTCGGAAGCGCGCGGCGCAATGGAGTTGCTCGGCGGCTATCGTCGCGAGTTGGCTTTCTATCAACAGGTCGCCGGTTGCGCACCGATGGGCACGCCGCAGGTTTATGCCGCCGAGATCGTCGACTGCACAGCGGATTTCGTGCTCCTACTGGAGGATCTCGCGCATTGGGACAACGCCGATCACCTTGCCGGGTTGTCGATGCGACAGACCGAGGTGTGCATCGATGCGCTGGCCGGTCTGCACGCGTGGTCGACGGTCAATACTGCGCAACTGGATGCGTTCCCGAGCATCGACACCCCGATCGTGCGCGACCTGCTGGTACCCGCGTTCGGGCCGGGATGGCAGGTGTACCGGGACAAGTCGTCAGCACCGGTGTCGGCGGCCGTCGATGGGTTCGCCGAGCGATTCACCGAATGTGCCGTCGAGGCGTTGCCCGCGTTGACCGAGCGCTCGGTGCTCCTACACGGCGACATCAGGGCCGACAATCTGTTCTTCCTCGGCGATCGCCTGAAGGTCGTCGACTTTCAGTTCGCCTCGCTCGGCGCGGGCGCTGCTGACATCGCCTATTTGGTGAGCCAGGGGCTGCCCACGGAGGTTCGCCGCGGCCACGATGAGGCACTTGTCGGCGAATATCTCGACTGTCTGGCGGCACACGGGGTCAGCGACTACTCCTTCGATGAAGCGTGGCGGCACTACCGCTTCGCGGTCGCCTATCTGATGATGCTGCCGGTGATCACCCTCAACGGTTGGGACGACATGCCGGAGCGGTCGCGCGCGCTGTGTCTGACGCTGACCGAAAGGGCGGTGGCGACCATCGACGAGATCGACGCGCTGGAGGTCTTCGCGTGA
- a CDS encoding nuclear transport factor 2 family protein, with protein MTRTAREVVEAYNLVVWNERDFELADELMGETVIRHEVGDAITLTHDQAVQRIVDHWAMFDTIRFDLRLVVAGDDGEHVAIVYQSPMELKDGTKTDVGSMEIFRVVDGRITEVWNCGYKQGVWE; from the coding sequence GTGACCCGAACCGCCCGCGAAGTGGTGGAGGCCTACAACCTCGTGGTGTGGAACGAGCGCGACTTCGAACTCGCCGACGAATTGATGGGCGAAACCGTGATCCGTCACGAGGTGGGCGATGCGATCACGCTGACCCACGATCAGGCGGTTCAACGCATTGTCGACCACTGGGCGATGTTCGACACCATCCGGTTCGATCTGCGGCTCGTCGTGGCGGGCGACGACGGCGAGCATGTCGCGATCGTGTATCAGTCGCCGATGGAACTCAAGGACGGCACCAAGACCGACGTCGGCAGCATGGAGATCTTCCGTGTCGTCGACGGCAGAATCACCGAAGTCTGGAACTGCGGCTACAAACAGGGAGTGTGGGAGTGA
- a CDS encoding TIGR03857 family LLM class F420-dependent oxidoreductase, with translation MTERVLDELGYYLLAGAGGEGPATLTTEARRGEEMGFGTAFISERWNVKEASSLVGAALAVTDRMQIATAATNHNTRHPLITGSWATTMHRLSGGRFTLGLGRGVAAMYAAFGIPSVTTAQMEDFASVMRRLWSGEVILNHDGPIGKYQVLFLDPDFREDIRLAIVAFGPQTLALGGRAFDDVILHTYFTPETLQRAVKTVKDAAEKAGRDPGSVRVWSCFATVGDHLPEELRLKKTVARLATYLQGYGDLLVTTNGWDPAVLQRFREDSVVTSIPGGIDHKATAEQIEHIATLIPDEWLEPSATGSARQCVDRIRKEFDYGADALIMHGATPDELEPIVAEYL, from the coding sequence GTGACTGAACGGGTGCTCGATGAGCTGGGTTACTACCTACTTGCCGGTGCCGGTGGAGAAGGACCGGCGACGCTGACGACCGAGGCACGCAGGGGCGAGGAGATGGGCTTCGGCACGGCGTTCATCTCCGAGCGGTGGAACGTCAAGGAGGCGTCGTCGCTTGTGGGCGCCGCGCTTGCGGTGACCGACCGAATGCAGATCGCGACCGCGGCAACCAATCACAACACCCGGCACCCGTTGATCACCGGATCGTGGGCGACGACGATGCATCGGCTGTCCGGCGGCCGGTTCACCCTCGGCCTCGGCCGCGGCGTCGCGGCGATGTACGCGGCATTCGGCATCCCGTCGGTGACCACCGCACAGATGGAGGACTTCGCTTCTGTGATGCGGAGGCTGTGGAGCGGCGAGGTCATCCTCAACCACGACGGGCCGATCGGTAAGTACCAGGTGCTGTTCCTCGATCCTGACTTTCGAGAGGACATCCGGCTGGCCATCGTCGCGTTCGGCCCGCAGACCCTGGCGCTGGGCGGCCGCGCGTTCGACGATGTCATCCTGCACACGTATTTCACCCCGGAGACGTTGCAGCGCGCGGTGAAGACCGTCAAGGACGCCGCCGAGAAGGCGGGTCGTGACCCCGGCAGTGTCCGGGTGTGGTCGTGCTTCGCGACGGTCGGCGATCACCTTCCCGAGGAGTTGCGGCTGAAGAAGACCGTAGCCAGGCTGGCCACCTATCTGCAGGGCTACGGCGACTTGCTGGTTACCACGAACGGCTGGGATCCCGCAGTGCTGCAACGTTTCCGGGAGGACTCGGTGGTCACCTCGATACCGGGCGGCATCGACCACAAGGCGACGGCCGAGCAGATCGAGCACATCGCGACGCTGATCCCCGACGAGTGGCTGGAGCCATCGGCGACCGGATCGGCGCGGCAGTGCGTCGACCGCATCCGTAAGGAGTTCGATTACGGCGCCGACGCCCTGATCATGCACGGCGCCACACCCGACGAACTCGAGCCGATCGTCGCCGAGTACCTGTGA
- a CDS encoding acyl-CoA carboxylase subunit beta: MTNEPGWQETLEDLGLRRQRSRSMGGEERLARHRGKGKLDARARLEHLLDKGTFREFGTLVGGDIAADGIVAGSGLIDGSPVMVGAEDFTTLAGSIGPGGNAKRYRLAELALRDKVPLVMLLEGAGFRPSGEHYGRTPTDLLAQARCSGKVPTVAGLLGPSAGHGALVAPVCDFTIMSRQGAIFTAGPPVVKESTGEEISKEDLGGPGVALASGVIHNLAEDDESVLDDIRRYLSYFPASAWSYPPQVTDEEAGAPRPTPELLDIVPRTNRRVYDMRAVLDIVFDRQDWFEVQPKFGPAIITALAHLGGHPVAVVANQPKVLAGSIDADAADKAAHFIMVADSFHLPIVFLADNPGMLPGSRSEKSGVLRSGARMFAAQTAATTLKLHVTLRKAYGFGSMVMSLLGFDNQSATFAYPGATMGAMSAAALSKASHAAEDVEAKLRKAEVEASFRSASHLGFDDLIHPEETRDALLSALQRGIYSRQAAAEPVSRTVITP, from the coding sequence ATGACGAACGAGCCGGGCTGGCAGGAAACGCTGGAAGACCTCGGTCTGCGGCGGCAGCGCTCGCGGTCCATGGGCGGCGAGGAACGGCTGGCCAGACACCGCGGCAAGGGCAAGCTCGACGCCCGCGCGCGGTTGGAGCATCTGCTCGACAAGGGCACGTTCCGCGAGTTCGGGACCCTCGTCGGCGGCGACATCGCTGCCGACGGAATCGTCGCGGGCTCCGGATTGATCGACGGGTCACCGGTGATGGTCGGCGCCGAGGACTTCACCACGCTCGCGGGCAGCATCGGGCCGGGCGGCAACGCCAAACGCTATCGGCTAGCCGAGCTGGCGCTGCGCGACAAGGTGCCGCTGGTGATGCTCCTCGAAGGCGCCGGATTCCGGCCCAGCGGCGAGCATTACGGCCGCACCCCCACCGACCTGCTGGCGCAGGCGCGGTGCTCCGGCAAGGTCCCGACGGTCGCGGGGCTGCTCGGCCCGTCGGCCGGACACGGTGCGCTGGTCGCACCGGTCTGCGACTTCACCATCATGAGCCGGCAGGGCGCGATCTTCACCGCGGGCCCGCCCGTCGTCAAAGAGTCGACGGGCGAGGAGATTTCGAAGGAAGACCTCGGCGGACCCGGCGTTGCGCTCGCCAGCGGCGTGATTCACAACCTCGCCGAGGACGACGAATCGGTGCTCGACGACATCCGCCGCTACCTGTCCTACTTCCCGGCGAGTGCCTGGTCGTATCCCCCGCAGGTGACCGACGAGGAGGCGGGTGCGCCGCGACCGACGCCTGAACTGCTCGACATCGTGCCCCGCACCAACCGCCGCGTGTACGACATGCGAGCGGTGCTCGACATCGTCTTCGACCGGCAAGACTGGTTCGAGGTGCAACCGAAGTTCGGGCCCGCGATCATCACCGCGCTGGCTCACCTGGGCGGCCACCCCGTCGCCGTCGTCGCCAACCAGCCCAAGGTGCTGGCCGGCTCGATCGACGCCGACGCCGCCGACAAGGCCGCGCATTTCATCATGGTCGCCGACTCCTTCCACCTGCCGATCGTGTTCCTCGCCGACAACCCGGGCATGCTGCCGGGCAGCCGGTCGGAGAAGAGCGGTGTGCTGCGCAGCGGCGCGCGGATGTTCGCGGCGCAGACCGCGGCGACGACGCTCAAGCTTCATGTCACGCTGCGCAAGGCCTACGGGTTCGGCTCAATGGTCATGTCACTGTTGGGATTCGACAATCAGAGTGCGACATTCGCCTACCCCGGCGCCACAATGGGCGCGATGAGCGCGGCCGCGCTCAGCAAGGCCTCGCATGCCGCTGAGGATGTCGAGGCGAAGCTCCGCAAGGCAGAGGTGGAGGCATCCTTCCGGTCGGCGAGCCACCTGGGCTTCGACGACCTCATCCATCCGGAGGAGACCCGCGACGCTTTGCTGTCTGCGCTGCAGCGCGGGATCTACAGCAGGCAGGCCGCGGCGGAACCGGTCAGCCGCACCGTGATCACGCCGTAG
- a CDS encoding LLM class F420-dependent oxidoreductase encodes MGDRGGLKVDSAVSSQLADAADTATRLERRGYDCCWTAEINHDPFLPLALAAEHTATIELGTSIAVAFARTPMTVANIGWDLQAYSQGRFILGLGSQIQRHIENRFSMPWSRPVARMREFVVALHEIWSCWQNGTKLSFEGDFYTHKLMTPMFTPEPLAHDVPKIFVAAVGEVMTEMSGEVADGLLAHAFTTKRYVEEVTTPALMRGMERSGRKRADFQVSCPLFVVTGNDDAEIAANAVGTRKQIAFYASTPAYRKVLELHGWGDLQTELHRLSHAGEWDQMGSLVDDEILNEFAVVASVHDVAKKVRERCDGVIDRVLVGFPASIDDDTVTAVVQEMRSP; translated from the coding sequence ATGGGTGACCGCGGCGGTCTCAAGGTCGACAGCGCCGTTTCGAGCCAGCTTGCAGACGCCGCAGATACCGCGACCCGCCTGGAGCGACGCGGCTACGACTGCTGCTGGACCGCCGAGATAAACCACGACCCGTTTCTGCCGTTGGCGCTGGCAGCCGAACACACAGCGACTATCGAGCTCGGCACCAGCATCGCGGTGGCATTCGCGCGCACTCCCATGACCGTCGCGAACATCGGCTGGGACCTGCAGGCGTACTCACAGGGCCGGTTCATCCTCGGTCTCGGCTCCCAGATCCAACGCCACATCGAGAACCGATTCAGCATGCCGTGGAGCCGGCCGGTCGCACGCATGCGGGAGTTCGTCGTCGCCCTGCACGAAATCTGGTCGTGCTGGCAGAACGGCACGAAACTGTCTTTCGAGGGTGACTTCTACACCCACAAGCTGATGACGCCGATGTTCACGCCCGAGCCGCTGGCGCACGATGTCCCGAAGATTTTCGTCGCCGCCGTCGGTGAGGTGATGACCGAGATGTCCGGTGAAGTCGCCGACGGCCTTCTGGCCCATGCTTTTACGACCAAGCGCTACGTCGAAGAGGTGACGACGCCTGCCCTGATGCGCGGTATGGAACGGTCCGGACGCAAGCGTGCGGATTTCCAGGTGTCCTGTCCACTGTTCGTGGTGACCGGCAACGATGACGCCGAGATCGCCGCCAACGCGGTGGGCACGCGTAAGCAGATCGCGTTCTACGCATCGACGCCCGCCTATCGAAAAGTGCTCGAATTGCACGGTTGGGGAGACCTGCAGACCGAGTTGCATCGGCTGTCTCACGCCGGTGAATGGGACCAGATGGGCTCGCTGGTAGACGATGAGATCCTCAACGAGTTCGCCGTGGTCGCATCCGTGCACGATGTCGCCAAGAAGGTTCGCGAGCGCTGCGACGGCGTGATCGACCGTGTGCTCGTTGGTTTTCCGGCATCAATAGACGACGACACGGTCACTGCCGTGGTGCAGGAGATGAGAAGCCCTTGA